One genomic window of Mogibacterium diversum includes the following:
- a CDS encoding gamma carbonic anhydrase family protein, which produces MNNRELKKLGLYDDSVFIADGVQLSGPENIKIGKDVNIWYNSVLRSSGKDIVIGDRTNIQDGSVIHIATNGGTYIGADVTIGHMSIIHGCTIGDSTLIGMGSIIMDDAKIGCECIVGAGSLVTQGKEFPDGVLIMGRPAKVIRELTTEEREGIAGEAASYVETARKEMKSIRD; this is translated from the coding sequence ATGAATAATAGAGAGTTAAAAAAGCTAGGATTATACGATGATAGCGTATTCATCGCTGATGGTGTGCAGCTTAGCGGGCCTGAGAATATTAAAATTGGTAAGGATGTGAATATCTGGTACAATTCTGTGCTGCGCTCTAGTGGCAAAGATATTGTTATCGGTGACAGAACTAATATCCAGGATGGCTCTGTAATTCATATCGCGACAAATGGCGGGACATACATAGGAGCTGATGTGACAATAGGTCATATGTCGATTATTCACGGCTGTACGATAGGCGATTCGACGCTTATAGGTATGGGTTCGATAATAATGGATGATGCAAAAATCGGGTGTGAATGCATCGTCGGAGCGGGTTCTCTCGTCACTCAGGGCAAAGAATTTCCCGATGGCGTTCTCATAATGGGTCGTCCGGCCAAAGTGATTAGGGAACTTACTACCGAGGAAAGGGAAGGAATCGCTGGTGAAGCAGCTTCGTATGTGGAGACAGCTCGTAAAGAGATGAAAAGCATTCGTGATTAG
- a CDS encoding YfbM family protein, protein MGLIANYQYIDDANLDVLLRLANLDDEEEVFETIEDLNEEAEIFLDTDKMWDVMHFVLTGVSTDERSSDNPLSVAVIGVDLFEDLSQFVACVKNDRVPEIISALEDFDYEKALEDFNMEDCANAGLYPNIWDKDDEDLVDELIEEISDYIEGLRDFYKKVLEAGGHALITIY, encoded by the coding sequence ATGGGATTGATTGCTAACTACCAATATATTGATGACGCAAACCTCGACGTACTTCTGCGCCTCGCGAATCTCGATGATGAAGAAGAAGTTTTTGAAACTATTGAAGATTTAAACGAAGAAGCTGAAATTTTCCTTGATACTGATAAAATGTGGGATGTGATGCACTTCGTTCTAACAGGAGTGAGCACCGATGAGAGGTCTAGTGATAACCCCCTCAGCGTGGCAGTTATCGGCGTGGACTTATTTGAAGATTTAAGCCAATTCGTCGCATGTGTAAAAAATGACCGTGTCCCTGAAATCATTTCGGCGCTAGAGGATTTCGATTATGAAAAGGCTCTTGAAGATTTCAATATGGAAGATTGTGCAAATGCTGGCCTGTATCCAAACATATGGGATAAAGATGATGAGGACTTGGTCGATGAGCTAATAGAGGAAATCTCGGATTACATCGAAGGTCTTAGAGACTTCTATAAGAAGGTTCTCGAAGCCGGAGGACATGCACTTATTACGATTTATTAA
- a CDS encoding SMI1/KNR4 family protein, which yields MRRLYKETGYKLPESYIELIKHQNGGIPVNNVVTTDNVCINLGECVKLFRAGGGAE from the coding sequence ATTAGGAGGCTATATAAAGAGACTGGATATAAGCTTCCTGAGTCATATATCGAACTTATTAAACACCAGAATGGAGGTATTCCTGTAAATAATGTTGTAACAACAGACAATGTTTGCATTAACTTAGGCGAGTGTGTGAAACTTTTTCGAGCGGGGGGGGGTGCGGAATAG
- a CDS encoding SMI1/KNR4 family protein: MVFDTIDFNNFWKESDYISEVCTGENLTDEMVQYAEQKLGYKFPESYIVLMKTRNGGKPLNTVWFDDRNRYRVDVDEIFSISEDKKDSLFGTYGNEFWYEEWEYPRNVGIIIADTISGGHEMIYLDYRGCGKNGEPKVSLCSAEDDHEIIVLANSFEEFILGLTPSEEIYYQNL; encoded by the coding sequence ATGGTGTTTGATACTATTGACTTTAATAATTTTTGGAAAGAAAGCGATTATATAAGTGAGGTTTGCACAGGTGAAAATCTTACAGATGAAATGGTGCAATATGCAGAACAAAAACTCGGATACAAGTTTCCTGAATCGTATATAGTGCTAATGAAAACACGAAACGGTGGCAAACCACTAAATACTGTTTGGTTTGATGACAGAAATCGTTATCGTGTTGATGTAGATGAAATCTTCAGCATATCAGAAGATAAAAAGGATTCCCTATTTGGAACCTATGGCAATGAGTTTTGGTACGAAGAATGGGAATATCCTAGGAATGTTGGTATTATTATAGCTGACACAATATCAGGTGGTCACGAAATGATATATCTGGACTATAGAGGTTGCGGCAAGAATGGAGAACCAAAAGTATCGCTCTGCTCAGCAGAAGACGACCATGAGATAATTGTACTCGCAAACAGCTTTGAGGAATTTATATTGGGGCTTACTCCTTCGGAAGAAATTTATTATCAAAATTTATAA